Below is a window of Sus scrofa isolate TJ Tabasco breed Duroc chromosome 3, Sscrofa11.1, whole genome shotgun sequence DNA.
TCCATGTCAAGGATGTGAACATGGATTTACATGCATTGTCTCATGTGGATCTTACTTACATGCATGTAGTCTTCGGGGCCCTTGCTTCTATTTGCCAGTAATTTACAGTTAGCTCAATGTGAGTAAATGATAAACACAGAATGATACAGAAGCCATAGCAACACATCCCACCCACTAccatttaccctttttttttttttttttccaaaatcataTCACAATCCTCTCTGgtaaaaaataactttcagagCAAGGCATTTAATGGGCCtcactgagaaaaataaagacatttctagCATTTCAGAGCAATGAAATGTCCAACTATGGCTGAAGAGTACACcctgagaattaaatgattttGAACGAACCCATTGAGGTTTCTAAAGCTGTGTTAACCTAAGATCGGGAAGGGACACAAGATACAGGCACGACCATCCCCGCTTATTTTGCTGTGCCATTCTCCAGGGATGCTATGTTATAAACATCCTCGTTGTCTTCAATGCTCGAAGCATCTGTGGAATCGGGGTCGCTCACCACAATTCCCACCGAAGAGAGACTGGTGATGAAGGCGTGCATCCGCTGGGCATAGATGTCCCTGATGTTAAAGTAAGGGAGCTCCTGGCACTTCTCTGGTGGGTCCTCACCGCACTGGTCCACGTCAATGTCCTTCTGCTTCTGGTAGTACTTGGAGAACTTGTTGAAGATAATGGTGATGGGAAGGGCCACCACCAAGATGCCACAGATGATGCACGTGCTGGCGATGAGCTTTCCGGGCAAGGTGACGGGGTGGGTGTCTCCGTAGCCCACGGTCGTCATGCTGATGGTGGCCCACCACCAGCAGACGGGGATGCTGGTGAGGCTGGACGTGTGGTCATCTTTCTCCACCGAGTAGATGAGCACAGAAAAGATGGAAATGCCCAccgagaggaagagaaggagcagcCCAACTTCGTGGTAGCTGTGCCTCAGTGTGGCCCCCAACGACCGAAGGCCCACAGAGTGCCGGGCAAGCTTGAGAATTCGGAAAATCCTCATCAGCCTGAGGATCTGGACCACCTTGCCCATGTTCTCAATGTCCTCGCTCTCCTCCTCCTTGGTGTCTACCGCCAGCGTGGCGTAAAAGGGAATGATGGAGACGAAGTCGATTATGTTCAGGGGGtttttccagaatttcttttGACACGGAGCAGCAGCCAGCCGGATGGCCAGCTCGCCGGTGAACCAAGCGATGCACGCGACCTCCACGCCTTCCAGCACGGGGTCATCCACCTCCCCGTCCTCGTTCTGGAACTCCGACATGCTGTGGACACACATGGCCACGATGGAGGCCAGCACCACGCTCAGGGAGGAGATGGCAATGAGCTTGGCCGACAGGCAATAGGCTGGGTTTTCCATCCGAATCCAGATCTTCTTGCGGAGCTGCCCGAATCGCAGCTGGTCGAACTTCTCCAGCTCCTTCTCGAACAGAGACGACTCTTCAAACGAGGAGTCAGTGCTCACGTCATTGCTCTTCTGGTCCCAGTCCTTCTCGTGGTTTTCCTCCTTGCGCTCCTGGTAGCGGTTACTGCAGCAGGAATCAATGAAGAGCTCGTTGATGCCCCAGTACTCAATCTCCTGGCAGAAGGAGAACACACACAGCTCCTCCATGACGTGCAGCTTCCCCGTGTAATAAAAGTTCAAAACGTATCTGAACAGGGAGGGGTTCCGATCAAAATAGTACTCCTTATCCGCCACGCTGTAGTCATCGCAGAGCTCCAGGATGGCCTCTTCCGAGTGGCAGCGGAGCAGCCTCCCCAGCCTGGTGTGCGGAAACCGCAGGAGGGTGCTCTGGTCCACGGACTGCTTAAAGCCCCCCACGTTCAAGTTGACGAGTTCCTCGTCTGGTCCAGGGCGATGGAAAAACTCACCAAACACCATGGTGGATCCAGGAGGCGGAGAGCTggctgggaagggagaggaggaagttcACACTGGCCCTGGAAGGAACACAAGACGGTATTAGCACTGGTCCATCCAGCCAGCTGTGCCAAGCTTATTTTTAATCTGCCCTTTCCAAGATGCTGGGCTCCTctcaaagcaaaacagaaaacggaataaaaaaaagagtacatgatCCCATTTTGACCAGAAGAAAAGCAACACAGAACAGGTTTTGGGcatttggtttttgtgttttcttttttcaaaaaaacttaGGTTTATGTATCTGGGGGGGGGGAGTCTACCATATAATTTTCATGAATCCTAATTCCTATTTCTCTAATGTTTTAAACATCCAAAATTACCTCCCATgtcccccctgcaaaaaaaaaaaaaaaaaaaaaaaagcatttgggaTCACTTACACAATACGAGCATCTCCAGTCTCAGCCACGAGCCTTCCTCCAAAGACAAGCTAGTTGCTGCCCAGTTTGTAACTCATCTTTCCTTGTCCCTAGAGCTGGGTCACACACCCTCAGGAACAGCCCTCGCCTTTGCTCTGCACCTCGTCCACAACCCACACATCGCTGGAGGCTCAGGTCAGTTCTCGCAAAAGATGCTGGTTTCCTCTTATGTTCCAACGTTTCACTCCTTTTGGAGAAAGCCCTATTCCCTCTGTTTCAATGTGGACAGTCAAGAGGATATAATTATCTCCCTGTCCTTAAGTACCCTATATCTTGAAGATATAGTTACACTTCATGGGATGAGGTTTCAGGTACGTACGCAAGGGAAGAAACTGACTTGGGGAAACCTTTTTAAGTTAATGGCACTATCAGTTTCCTGATACAACCACGCTCCTccctcatctcctccctcccttcataAGCAGTCTTCCACACACTCTCAATCTACCATCCCCAGTTCTATGCTGGCCCAGCACATATGGGCTGTAAGTCTTGACACTCACCAGGATGTACCAGAACCATTTCTCAGAGTGCAAATAATAGATGTGACCATCATCCAATATAATGATGCTTCCTCAGAGCTGATGATGTCGATAAAAGAAAAGGGTAGGACTGTTATGTACTGAGTTCCAACTGGGTACCATTAGATGCTTATAcatattatgtcatttaatccttTCAGTAATATAAGGTATGTGTATAGGAAATATGGATACTCAGAGCAGTTGAGTCCAAGATCACAAGATAAGTAAATGGCAGATTCACGATTTATACCCAGGTTGGATTAACCCCAAAGCCTATGCTGTTTCTATTACACACATAAGCCACCTTAATCccttcctatttctttccttattataATCCAATAACCCAGTGTGGGAAGTGTTACAACAGAAGTGAGTGAAGCATCCTTGGAATTACTGAAAAGAGAACAATGACCTTTATCTAGAGAAGCTTCATAGCAGAGGCTGCGATCAGGTCAAATGTAAAGGTTTAAGCAGAGCTGAGCAAAGAGGGAAAGGGACGTTTCCAACAAAAGGCATCAAAAGGTGGGCAGAAGCCAAGCTGTAAAGAGACCTGTGTATCAATCTAAAGAGTCTGGACTTTATCCTATAGGTAAGACCACTGAACCATCTTAATCAGTAGTGGACACAGCTGTATTTGTAACTGTAACTTAGAAAGCccccattggagttcccactgtggcttggcagtaatgaacccgacccgtatccaggaggacacaggtttggtccccagcctcgctgaatgggttaaggatccggtgttgccgtgagctgtggtgttggtcacagatgcagctcggatcccccattgctgtggctctggtgtaggctggcttctgcagatccaatttgacccctagcctgggaccttccatatgccctaaaaaagcaaaaggaaaaagctgCCATTGACAGCAGGATAGAAAACTGCTGGGGGGAATGACTGGGGCCAAGGAGGTAGGGCCTCACTAGACTAGGTGAGAGAATAACCCAAACTCATACAGCAGTG
It encodes the following:
- the KCNS3 gene encoding potassium voltage-gated channel subfamily S member 3 isoform X1, whose translation is MVFGEFFHRPGPDEELVNLNVGGFKQSVDQSTLLRFPHTRLGRLLRCHSEEAILELCDDYSVADKEYYFDRNPSLFRYVLNFYYTGKLHVMEELCVFSFCQEIEYWGINELFIDSCCSNRYQERKEENHEKDWDQKSNDVSTDSSFEESSLFEKELEKFDQLRFGQLRKKIWIRMENPAYCLSAKLIAISSLSVVLASIVAMCVHSMSEFQNEDGEVDDPVLEGVEVACIAWFTGELAIRLAAAPCQKKFWKNPLNIIDFVSIIPFYATLAVDTKEEESEDIENMGKVVQILRLMRIFRILKLARHSVGLRSLGATLRHSYHEVGLLLLFLSVGISIFSVLIYSVEKDDHTSSLTSIPVCWWWATISMTTVGYGDTHPVTLPGKLIASTCIICGILVVALPITIIFNKFSKYYQKQKDIDVDQCGEDPPEKCQELPYFNIRDIYAQRMHAFITSLSSVGIVVSDPDSTDASSIEDNEDVYNIASLENGTAK